One window of the Corynebacterium glutamicum ATCC 13032 genome contains the following:
- a CDS encoding sugar phosphate isomerase/epimerase family protein has product MKLGLYNAIFHDRTLPEALAAIKAAGLTGIELNTGGFLPATHIPTIDDILVSDDARDEFLGIFEGTGVDIYGLNCNGNPLHPNKAIGDKHAEDIRRSIRLAERLGQNRVVTMSGLPGGEPGAKYTNWVVNAWNSAALDVLDYQWDIAAEFWRETDRFAADHGVKVALELHPQNIVFNSADVHKLIDLTGATHVGVELDASHLFWQQMDPIAVIDHLGELIFHAAAKDVRVNKEWAQLNGVLDNSFRRLDPSENRTNLGGDEWANEWPKNSAWDFVALGRGHDVAYWTEFLRALHRVDPNMLVNIEHEDVSLGREEGVNEAAKVLIEANKALEESLVS; this is encoded by the coding sequence GTCTCTACAACGCGATCTTCCACGACCGCACCCTGCCAGAAGCGCTCGCAGCCATCAAAGCTGCAGGTCTCACCGGAATTGAACTCAACACCGGCGGATTTTTGCCTGCAACCCACATCCCGACCATCGATGACATCCTGGTCAGCGATGATGCCCGCGATGAATTCCTCGGGATTTTCGAAGGCACCGGCGTCGACATCTACGGCCTTAACTGCAACGGCAACCCGCTTCACCCCAACAAGGCGATCGGGGACAAGCATGCCGAAGACATTCGACGTTCCATCCGCCTCGCAGAGCGCCTCGGCCAAAACCGTGTGGTCACCATGTCTGGTCTTCCTGGTGGCGAACCAGGCGCGAAGTACACCAACTGGGTTGTCAACGCGTGGAACTCCGCAGCCTTGGATGTCCTTGATTACCAATGGGATATCGCAGCTGAATTCTGGCGCGAGACCGACCGCTTCGCCGCAGATCACGGCGTGAAAGTGGCTCTTGAGCTGCACCCACAGAACATCGTGTTCAACTCCGCTGACGTGCATAAGCTCATCGATCTCACCGGCGCCACCCACGTGGGCGTCGAACTGGATGCATCACACCTGTTCTGGCAGCAGATGGACCCAATCGCTGTGATTGATCACCTCGGCGAGCTCATCTTCCACGCCGCCGCCAAAGACGTGCGAGTTAATAAGGAATGGGCTCAGCTCAACGGTGTGCTGGACAACAGCTTCCGACGCCTTGACCCATCCGAAAACCGCACCAACTTGGGCGGCGACGAGTGGGCGAATGAATGGCCAAAGAACTCTGCTTGGGATTTCGTTGCTCTGGGCCGCGGTCATGACGTTGCTTACTGGACCGAATTCCTCCGCGCACTTCACCGCGTCGATCCAAACATGCTGGTCAACATCGAACACGAGGATGTTTCACTCGGTCGCGAAGAAGGCGTCAACGAAGCCGCTAAGGTGCTGATCGAGGCCAACAAGGCACTCGAAGAGTCCCTGGTTTCTTAA